A window of the Cololabis saira isolate AMF1-May2022 chromosome 19, fColSai1.1, whole genome shotgun sequence genome harbors these coding sequences:
- the med24 gene encoding mediator of RNA polymerase II transcription subunit 24 isoform X3 yields MKVVNLKQAILQAWKERWSDYQWAINIKRNFPKGATWDYLNLAEALMEQAMIGPSPNPLILSYLKYAISSQMVSYSTVLTAISKFNDFSRELCVKSLLEIMDMFCCRLSCHGKAEECIGLCRALLGVVVWLLQGCAWYCEKLRELGPVPSIEASLRACQERLHTLMNSTKNRALVHIARLEDQGSWSNVEQSVLKVTDGLGNVPNPTLINNLEETLTLVKTIPSMLSGQCDIPAHASFPSVHAFVMLEGTMNLTGETQPLVEQLMMIKRMQQIPGPLFVLEIWKACFTGLIESPEGTEELKWTAFTFLKIPQVLLRLKKYPQGDKGQDFMEDVNIAFQYLLKLTPLLDKADQRCNCDCLGMLLQECNKLGLLSDTNTSNLTSKRTEDREFAPRLKTAENANIQPNPGLILRAEPTVTNILKTVDADHSKSPEGLLGVLGHMLSGKSLDLLLAAAAATGKLKSFARKFIKLNEFPKHISGEGSKSASVRALLFDISFLMLCHVVQTYGSEVILSDPSPSGETPFFETWLQTCMPEEGKTLNPDHPCFRPEPGKVESLVTLLNNSSEMKLVQVKWHEICFSIPAAILEVLNAWENGVLSVEAVQKITDNIKGKVCSMAICAVAWLVAHVRMLGRDEREKPQTMIRQLVTPLYAENTLQFYNERVIIMSSIMEHMCADVFQQTGATLRPPVEGQEPIPYRNLLPPKEPIHKALSSQFQVVLRKGWVDSRALHLFESLLNMGGVFWFTNNLVKELLKETRQEWANRAVELLYSIFCLDTQQITLTLLGTILPNLLTDSAHWRSLADPPGKALAKLAVWCALSSYSSHHKGPFSARQRKRQREDIEDYNSLFPLDDTQPSKLMRLLSSNEDEPVALSSPGDRSMSSSLSASQLHTVNMRDPLNRVLANLFLLISSILSSKMAGPHTQFVQSFMEECVECLEQGSRGSILQFMPFTMVAELVKLPALAKPKVVLAITDLTLPLGRRVAAKAISAL; encoded by the exons TCAAATATGCCATAAGTTCACAG ATGGTCTCCTACTCTACTGTGCTCACAGCCATCAGCAAG TTTAATGATTTTTCGCGGGAGCTGTGTGTCAAGTCATTGTTGGAGATAATGGACATGTTTTGCTGTCGTCTCAG ctgTCATGGAAAAGCTGAAGAATGCATCGGGCTGTGTCGAGCCTTGCTGGGAGTAGTTGTATGGCTGCTGCAGGGGTGTGCATGGTACTGTGAGAAACTGAGAGAGCTGGGTCCAGTACCCAGTATTGAGGCCAGTCTCAGAGCTTGCCAGGAAAGGCTGCACACCCTGATGAACAGCACCAAGAACAGAGCTCTGGTCCACATCGCCCGACTGGAGGATCAAG GTTCTTGGAGCAACGTAGAACAGTCAGTGCTCAAAGTGACAGATGGCCTTGGAAATGTACCCAATCCAACTCTAATTAATAATTTGGAGGAAACCTTGACTCTAGTAAAAAC TATTCCCAGCATGCTATCTGGGCAGTGTGACATTCCAGCACATGCCTCCTTCCCATCAGTCCATGCCTTCGTCATGCTGGAAGGGACCATGAATTTGACAGGGGAGACACAACCGCTGGTTGAACAGCTGATGATGATTAAGAGGATGCAG CAAATTCCTGGTCCCCTTTTTGTCCTGGAGATCTGGAAGGCTTGTTTCACTGGCCTCATTGAGTCACCAGAGGGCACAGAGGAGCTGAAGTGGACCGCCTTCACTTTCCTCAAA ATCCCACAAGTTCTGCTCCGACTAAAGAAATATCCCCAGGGGGACAAAGGACAG GATTTCATGGAGGATGTGAATATTGCATTTCAGTACTTACTTAAACTCACACCACTGCTGGACAAAGCAGATCAGAGATGCAA TTGCGACTGCCTCGGCATGCTCTTACAGGAGTGCAACAAGCTTGGGCTCTTGTCAGATACAAATACGAGCAACCTCACATCAAAACG CACCGAGGACAGGGAGTTTGCCCCAAGGCTGAAGACTGCAGAAAATGCTAACATCCAACCCAACCCAGGCCTGATCCTGAGAGCTGAGCCCACGGTCACCAATATTCTCAAG ACAGTAGATGCAGATCATTCCAAGTCTCCTGAAGGCCTCCTTGGGGTTCTTGGTCACATGCTGTCAGGAAAGAGCCTGGATTTACTtctggctgctgcagctgcaactgGGAAACTCAAATCCTTTGCCAGGAAGTTCATTAA GCTTAATGAGTTTCCCAAGCACATAAGTGGTGAAGGAT CCAAATCTGCGTCTGTCCGGGCCCTGCTCTTTGACATTTCCTTCCTCATGCTCTGCCACGTCGTGCAGACTTATGGTTCTGAG GTGATCTTGTCAGACCCTAGTCCTTCAGGGGAGACGCCCTTTTTTGAAACATGGCTGCAGACATGTATGCCTGAAGAGGGCAAAACTctgaacccagaccacccttgCTTCAGACCCGAGCCTGGAAAGGTGGAGAGTCTAGTGACCCTCCTGAACAACTCATCAGAGATGAAACTAGT TCAGGTGAAATGGCACGAAATCTGCTTCAGCATTCCTGCAGCCATATTAGAAGTTCTTAATGCATGGGAAAATGGCGTGCTTTCTGTGGAAGCAGTGCAG AAGATCACTGACAACATTAAGGGGAAAGTGTGCAGCATGGCAATCTGTGCAGTGGCGTGGTTAGTGGCCCATGTCAGGATGCTGGGAAGGGATGAAAGAGAGAAACCCCAGACTATGATCCGGCAGCTTGTAACCCCTCTGTACGCGGAAAACACCCTGCAGTTCTACAATGAACg CGTCATCATTATGAGTTCTATCATGGAGCACATGTGTGCCGACGTCTTCCAGCAAACCGGTGCAACTCTACGTCCCCCAGTGGAGGGTCAGGAGCCGATCCCGTATCGAAACCTGCTGCCTCCCAAAGAACCCATCCACAAGGCCCTCAGCAGCCAGTTTCAGGTGGTGCTACGTAAAGGCTGGGTCGATAGCCGAGCTCTGCATCTGTTCGAGAGTCTTCTCAACATGGGAGGAGTCTTCTGGTTCACTAACAATTTAGTCAAA gagctgctgaaggaaacacgACAGGAGTGGGCCAATCGGGCCGTCGAGTTACTTTACAGCATCTTCTGTTTGGACACTCAGCAGATCACCCTCACGCTACTGGGTACCATCCTGCCCAATCTGCTCACTGACTCCGCCCACTGGCGCAGCCTGGCAGACCCTCCTGGAAAAGCGTTGGCAAA GTTGGCTGTGTGGTGTGCACTCAGCTCTTACTCCTCTCACCACAAAGGCCCATTCTCCGCTCGTCAGCGAAAAAGACAAAGAGAGGATATTGAG GACTACAACAGCCTGTTTCCCTTGGATGATACCCAGCCATCTAAACTCATGCGGCTGCTGAGCTCTAATGAGGATGAGCCGGTGGCCCTCTCCAGTCCAG GAGATCGATCCATGAGCAGTTCTCTGTCGGCCTCCCAACTCCACACCGTCAACATGAGGGACCCCCTGAACCGCGTCCTGG CAAACcttttcctcctcatttcatccATCTTGAGCTCCAAAATGGCAGGCCCTCACACCCAGTTTGTGCAGAGCTTCATGGAAGAGTGTGTGGAGTGCCTGGAGCAGGGAAGCCGTGGGAGCATCCTGCAGTTCATGCCTTTCACAATG GTTGCTGAGCTGGTGAAGCTGCCCGCTCTGGCCAAACCTAAAGTTGTCCTAGCCATCACTGACCTGACTCTGCCGCTGGGGAGGAGAGTTGCTGCCAAAGCCATCTCTGCTCTGTAG